One window of Chlamydiales bacterium genomic DNA carries:
- a CDS encoding alpha/beta fold hydrolase, translating to MPNVKVNKSSFYYELHGKGEPLVLIAGYACDISQWVRTLPLFANHFNVLIFDNRGAGRSESPDLPYTVEEMAEDLIGVLDAAKFGRCHVLGHSLGGSIAQQLAFTHPDRVDKLVIANSSAKFSPISTMVCNFFVKLRNLGITDENILEGMAPWLFSAPFLQGGENVAKMIDLSMRNPHHQSLVGQRRQLQALMNFDAREKIHKISAQTLLIGGEEDLLCAPKELFALANSIPRSQLFLFENQAHMTLIERPDEFAQVAIDFLKRRD from the coding sequence ATGCCAAATGTTAAGGTCAACAAGAGCAGCTTCTACTACGAGCTACACGGAAAGGGTGAGCCACTTGTTCTCATTGCTGGCTATGCCTGCGATATCAGCCAGTGGGTTCGCACTCTTCCTCTATTTGCTAACCACTTTAACGTACTGATTTTTGATAATCGCGGAGCAGGACGCAGCGAAAGCCCAGACCTGCCCTATACTGTTGAAGAGATGGCAGAAGATCTGATTGGCGTGCTAGATGCGGCAAAATTCGGACGCTGCCACGTTCTGGGCCACTCACTGGGCGGATCGATTGCACAGCAGCTCGCCTTTACCCATCCCGATAGAGTAGATAAATTAGTGATCGCAAACTCCTCTGCGAAGTTCTCACCTATTTCAACAATGGTATGCAACTTTTTCGTAAAGCTCAGGAATCTTGGCATTACAGACGAGAACATCCTTGAAGGAATGGCCCCCTGGCTCTTCTCCGCACCTTTTCTGCAAGGAGGAGAGAATGTGGCGAAGATGATAGACCTTTCTATGCGAAATCCACACCATCAGTCCCTAGTAGGTCAGCGCAGACAGCTGCAAGCTCTTATGAATTTTGATGCAAGAGAGAAGATACATAAAATCAGCGCGCAAACCCTTCTGATCGGCGGAGAGGAGGATCTCCTCTGCGCTCCAAAAGAGCTCTTTGCACTGGCAAATAGCATTCCTAGAAGTCAGCTCTTCCTATTCGAAAACCAGGCCCACATGACTCTCATTGAGAGGCCTGATGAGTTTGCCCAGGTTGCGATCGACTTCTTAAAAAGAAGAGACTAA
- a CDS encoding DUF1328 domain-containing protein yields the protein MLSWALIFFIVAIVAAIFGFTGIAQGAISIARILFFLFLVLFLISLVMGLMQSPAPM from the coding sequence ATGTTGAGTTGGGCTCTTATCTTTTTTATCGTCGCAATTGTTGCGGCAATCTTTGGATTCACAGGAATTGCACAGGGTGCGATTTCGATTGCGCGTATTCTCTTCTTCCTCTTCTTGGTCCTCTTCTTAATCTCGCTGGTTATGGGACTCATGCAATCTCCGGCGCCAATGTGA
- a CDS encoding NAD(P)/FAD-dependent oxidoreductase — translation MNRRDLIVVGGGAAGVFAAICAKTQNPSAQVTLLEKSAVLLSKVRVSGGGRCNVTHSCFDPKQLSGNYPRGARELVGPFHTFQPRDTIDWFESRGVKLKTESDGRIFPVSDRSETIIECLLNEAKTLGVEILLRHRIQSIAKTEEGFELLVNEEKFVCKHLLLATGSGADGHAWAQQLGHTIQAPVPSLFTFNVPTSPLKELSGVAVKSAELKIRGTTLSQRGPLLITHFGFSGPAALKLSAWGARDLYEKGYKVELAINWLPDLSQEEALAHLVKFKRDFPQKNLDTESPFHLPKNLWKALIEQQENELLFRRLSDIPNKELQNLAAKLHEDIYQVDGKTTNKEEFVTCGGVTLKEVNFKTMESKICPGLFFAGEILDIDGITGGFNFQNAWTTAFLAGQAAL, via the coding sequence ATGAATAGAAGAGATTTAATTGTAGTTGGCGGCGGTGCCGCCGGAGTATTTGCTGCGATCTGCGCTAAAACCCAGAACCCCTCCGCGCAGGTAACGCTGCTCGAAAAGAGCGCGGTCCTACTCTCCAAAGTCCGCGTTTCAGGTGGCGGCAGATGCAACGTCACCCACTCCTGTTTCGATCCCAAACAGCTATCTGGCAACTATCCTCGTGGAGCAAGGGAGCTGGTCGGCCCCTTCCACACCTTTCAGCCACGCGATACGATCGACTGGTTTGAATCCCGCGGCGTTAAACTTAAAACGGAATCGGATGGAAGAATTTTTCCTGTTTCAGATAGATCAGAGACGATCATCGAATGTCTCTTAAATGAAGCGAAAACTCTCGGAGTCGAGATCCTACTCAGGCATAGAATTCAGAGCATCGCTAAAACAGAAGAGGGTTTTGAGCTTCTAGTCAATGAGGAGAAGTTTGTGTGCAAGCACCTCCTCCTAGCTACCGGAAGCGGGGCTGACGGACACGCCTGGGCTCAGCAGCTTGGCCATACTATTCAAGCTCCCGTCCCCTCTCTTTTTACTTTCAACGTGCCGACCTCACCCCTCAAAGAGCTTAGTGGCGTGGCTGTTAAATCTGCAGAGCTCAAAATCCGAGGCACAACTCTTTCACAGAGAGGCCCGCTGCTAATTACCCACTTTGGCTTTAGCGGACCTGCTGCTCTTAAGCTATCGGCGTGGGGCGCAAGAGATCTGTACGAGAAGGGATATAAAGTGGAACTCGCAATTAACTGGCTGCCCGACCTCTCCCAAGAAGAAGCGCTTGCCCATCTCGTGAAATTTAAGAGAGATTTTCCGCAGAAAAATCTCGACACTGAGAGCCCTTTCCATCTTCCCAAGAACCTCTGGAAAGCGCTTATCGAACAGCAAGAGAACGAGCTGCTTTTTAGACGTCTCTCTGACATCCCCAATAAAGAGCTGCAGAATCTTGCGGCAAAACTGCACGAAGACATCTATCAAGTAGATGGAAAGACAACAAACAAAGAGGAGTTTGTCACTTGCGGAGGCGTGACCTTAAAAGAGGTCAACTTCAAGACGATGGAGAGCAAGATCTGTCCAGGCCTCTTCTTCGCAGGCGAGATCCTCGACATCGATGGCATTACCGGTGGCTTCAACTTCCAGAACGCCTGGACCACCGCCTTCCTCGCCGGCCAAGCCGCTCTTTGA
- a CDS encoding inverse autotransporter beta domain-containing protein, with protein sequence MLKNRTSLLAAFTTLCLTGVYLPALWADKAESEALCQTEVKPYNVGARHIESKGVGYQQGYTTVEGFFTTPKSLDTCLIPFLDLRGHVFNNGKLAANAGLGARFISSRVWGINSYYDYRRTERFHYNQVSVGLESLGKVWDFRLNGYLPVGKKASRLYHVKFHEFEGNSMILQAKREFAMKGVNGEAGVHIEMPKGMSCYIAAGPYYFEGEGKNAIGGEARARVMLHKYLGVSVNGSYDSVFKGIVQGELRLTYPFGPKNHAVKSRGRSCSDTQALYAVAMQPVDRNEIIVVDRKRKLSTAINPDTNDPFFFIFVDNTSHSNGTFESPYNTLADAQNASHVNDVIYVFPGDGTDTGMDAGILLKNNQRLLGSAINHQFTTTLGSVETPRFTSNPPSISNASGVTNVVKLASNNEVSGFTINESTNSAGIAGGTSPGASGQEITNALITHNTIISGGIAAGDCILLDGNSNLGRVIISDNTIQSRSTTVTFGTYFTNNSQAEITINRNLFSGTDSASGLSRAIVLQNLTSSSVDIDSNTLSSQTLPGVSLGITIDHNVASNLDVSITNNLIDMPATMAGAIAAIQTTTTQAGRFSLNIVGNTLNLPGLASVAAGIDISSNASSGLLCVNLEENTITLAPGVTAGNGAFRTLNNALSGPVCVTLTENTAITPNINPGYILVNNAPPPAFNAVVDPSNVGTVLIPTNAVTNGTCSSCN encoded by the coding sequence ATGCTTAAAAACAGAACCAGCCTACTCGCGGCTTTTACTACCCTTTGCCTCACTGGCGTATACCTCCCAGCGTTATGGGCGGACAAGGCTGAATCTGAAGCTCTGTGCCAGACCGAAGTTAAGCCCTATAATGTGGGCGCACGCCACATCGAATCAAAAGGCGTGGGTTACCAGCAGGGCTACACGACGGTGGAAGGTTTTTTTACTACACCTAAAAGTCTCGACACCTGCCTCATCCCTTTTCTCGATCTAAGGGGCCACGTCTTCAACAATGGAAAACTGGCAGCAAACGCTGGTCTTGGCGCGCGCTTCATCTCTTCTAGAGTCTGGGGCATTAACAGCTATTACGACTACCGCCGCACAGAGCGCTTCCACTACAACCAGGTAAGCGTTGGGCTCGAATCACTCGGCAAGGTGTGGGACTTTAGACTGAATGGCTACCTGCCCGTCGGTAAGAAGGCGAGCCGCCTCTACCATGTGAAGTTCCACGAGTTTGAAGGCAATAGCATGATCCTTCAAGCAAAGCGAGAATTTGCCATGAAAGGCGTGAACGGCGAGGCCGGAGTGCATATCGAGATGCCGAAGGGCATGAGCTGCTACATCGCAGCAGGCCCCTACTACTTCGAAGGCGAAGGCAAGAACGCAATTGGAGGCGAAGCAAGAGCGCGCGTGATGCTGCACAAGTATCTAGGCGTATCTGTAAACGGCTCCTACGACTCTGTCTTCAAAGGCATCGTACAAGGAGAGCTACGCCTCACCTACCCTTTCGGCCCAAAGAATCACGCTGTTAAATCGCGCGGCAGATCCTGCTCAGACACTCAAGCTCTCTATGCCGTGGCAATGCAGCCCGTCGATCGCAATGAGATCATCGTTGTAGATAGAAAGCGTAAACTTAGCACCGCGATCAATCCCGATACGAACGACCCCTTCTTCTTCATCTTTGTGGATAATACCAGCCACTCGAATGGAACTTTTGAATCTCCTTACAACACGCTTGCAGATGCGCAGAATGCTTCTCATGTAAACGATGTCATCTACGTCTTTCCTGGCGACGGGACAGACACGGGAATGGACGCTGGCATACTGTTAAAAAACAACCAGAGGCTGCTCGGTTCGGCAATCAACCACCAGTTTACTACAACTTTGGGAAGTGTAGAGACCCCGCGTTTTACCTCTAACCCACCTAGCATCAGCAACGCCTCTGGAGTAACTAACGTAGTGAAACTCGCAAGCAATAACGAGGTCTCCGGCTTTACAATCAACGAGAGTACAAACTCAGCGGGCATAGCTGGAGGCACCAGTCCTGGCGCTAGCGGTCAGGAGATCACAAACGCACTCATCACTCATAATACAATTATCTCTGGGGGCATAGCAGCAGGAGATTGTATTCTGTTAGACGGAAATAGCAATCTTGGAAGAGTGATCATCAGCGATAATACGATTCAGAGTCGCTCAACAACAGTTACCTTTGGCACATATTTTACAAATAACTCCCAGGCCGAGATCACAATCAACCGCAACCTCTTTTCGGGTACAGATAGCGCATCTGGACTCTCAAGAGCTATTGTGCTGCAAAACCTAACCTCAAGTTCGGTTGATATCGACTCCAACACTCTCTCTTCGCAAACCCTTCCTGGAGTCTCTTTAGGCATTACCATCGATCATAACGTCGCATCTAACTTAGATGTGAGCATTACAAACAACTTGATTGATATGCCTGCAACAATGGCAGGAGCGATTGCTGCTATCCAAACTACCACCACCCAAGCAGGAAGATTCTCTTTAAACATTGTAGGCAACACTCTTAATCTCCCCGGTTTAGCAAGCGTCGCGGCAGGTATCGACATCTCCTCAAATGCGTCTTCCGGCCTACTATGCGTCAACCTCGAAGAGAATACCATTACCTTGGCTCCTGGCGTCACCGCAGGCAATGGAGCCTTTAGAACCTTAAATAACGCGCTATCCGGCCCCGTTTGCGTAACACTCACGGAGAATACGGCCATCACCCCAAATATCAACCCAGGCTACATCCTCGTCAACAATGCTCCTCCTCCTGCCTTTAACGCGGTGGTAGATCCAAGCAACGTAGGGACGGTCCTTATCCCCACCAATGCCGTCACAAACGGCACCTGCTCCAGCTGCAACTAA
- a CDS encoding carbonic anhydrase: MKKWIVTLLLCSGLQCSLSAASSEPTAPKLALERLIEGNKRFYKDKSEHPNRTEERRLETAGGQHPYAIILGCSDSRVAPEIIFDEGIGDLFIVRVAGNVLGPIGMESIHYSAIYLNSAIIVVLGHESCGAVQAVLNNNTKDIETIATQIKEAADRTKGQGDLRLENTIKLNAKMMVQQLKNDPVLSDLIKKKKLDIVGGYYDFHTGKVEILTPGL, encoded by the coding sequence ATGAAAAAGTGGATTGTAACGCTGCTATTATGCTCAGGTTTGCAGTGCAGCCTGAGCGCTGCCTCTAGTGAGCCTACGGCTCCTAAGCTGGCTCTTGAGAGATTAATTGAGGGCAATAAGCGCTTCTATAAAGACAAGTCGGAGCATCCGAATAGAACTGAGGAGAGGCGACTTGAAACAGCTGGAGGGCAGCACCCTTACGCGATCATTCTGGGCTGTTCCGATTCGCGGGTTGCGCCTGAAATTATCTTCGACGAAGGAATCGGGGATCTCTTCATCGTAAGAGTTGCTGGCAATGTGCTCGGGCCCATCGGAATGGAGAGCATCCACTACTCGGCTATCTACTTAAACTCTGCAATTATTGTGGTTTTGGGACACGAGTCTTGCGGTGCCGTGCAAGCGGTCCTCAACAACAACACAAAAGATATCGAAACGATCGCAACTCAGATTAAAGAAGCGGCTGATAGGACCAAGGGGCAGGGCGATCTCCGTTTGGAAAACACGATTAAATTGAATGCAAAAATGATGGTTCAGCAGCTTAAAAACGACCCTGTCTTAAGCGATCTCATCAAGAAGAAGAAGCTGGATATTGTAGGGGGTTACTACGACTTCCATACCGGTAAAGTCGAAATCCTTACGCCAGGCCTCTAG
- the aroB gene encoding 3-dehydroquinate synthase encodes MTKSIVLQPDTVHSSEILIGKGILKQSSFSTHLLSVATRFALLMDETVAPLFQDLLVKTGLDISIFTFPAGESSKTRETKQRLEDQMLAKGFGRGCALIAMGGGVTLDLGGFIAATYCRGVPLIHIPTTLLAMVDACIGGKTGVNTPQGKNLIGAFYPAAKVLIDVDTLDSLPEAQMRSGMAEVIKYGLTLDPTLLEESDLERRIFRSCALKKRIIEEDYQESGLRRVLNFGHTVGHAIELLTEYKILHGDAVALGMAIECAMSVEMGYLSEKSFLQIMQLLPLQELHMEAEKLMEAMRHDKKSSLKSPRFVVLKEIGEVEPFSGSYCTEVNPEILERALTRYASAIFSRAL; translated from the coding sequence ATGACAAAAAGCATAGTATTGCAGCCGGATACCGTTCACTCGTCCGAGATTCTAATCGGAAAGGGGATTTTAAAGCAGAGCTCCTTTTCAACTCATCTTCTTTCCGTAGCAACTCGTTTCGCTCTTTTGATGGATGAGACGGTAGCCCCCCTGTTCCAAGATCTTCTGGTAAAAACAGGCCTGGATATCTCGATTTTTACTTTTCCCGCAGGGGAGAGCTCGAAAACAAGAGAGACGAAACAGAGGCTTGAAGATCAGATGCTCGCAAAAGGGTTTGGAAGAGGGTGTGCGCTCATCGCAATGGGAGGCGGAGTCACTCTGGATCTTGGTGGCTTTATCGCCGCAACCTACTGCCGTGGAGTTCCTCTCATCCACATTCCGACAACGCTGCTTGCGATGGTCGATGCTTGCATTGGAGGCAAAACGGGAGTGAATACACCTCAAGGCAAAAATCTCATCGGCGCCTTCTACCCTGCTGCAAAAGTTCTGATCGATGTGGATACACTGGACTCTCTTCCCGAAGCGCAGATGAGATCTGGGATGGCAGAGGTGATTAAATATGGTCTCACTCTCGATCCTACACTGCTTGAGGAGAGCGATCTCGAGAGGCGCATTTTTCGCAGCTGTGCACTCAAAAAGCGCATCATAGAAGAGGACTATCAAGAGAGCGGATTGCGACGCGTACTCAATTTTGGCCATACAGTTGGGCATGCGATTGAGCTGCTAACAGAATATAAAATTTTACATGGAGATGCCGTTGCGCTCGGCATGGCAATCGAGTGCGCAATGAGCGTCGAGATGGGATATCTAAGCGAAAAGAGCTTCCTGCAGATCATGCAGCTTCTACCTCTCCAAGAATTACATATGGAAGCCGAGAAATTAATGGAAGCGATGAGGCATGATAAGAAGAGCTCCTTAAAATCGCCCCGTTTCGTTGTATTAAAAGAGATCGGAGAGGTCGAGCCCTTTTCCGGCAGCTACTGCACCGAAGTAAACCCAGAAATTTTAGAAAGAGCACTTACTCGCTATGCTTCTGCAATTTTTAGTAGAGCCTTATGA
- the aroE gene encoding shikimate dehydrogenase, which translates to MLFVIVNSLEDTHALLSSLPEEVAGIELRLDRFKTIDFADLKRVKTLSPLPLLFTLRKKRDGGSFEGDDGAHSALIEQLIELSPDYFDLEHDTPQLFLEKLSEKYPHTKILLSYHNFEETPELAPLLQKMRSPYAYGYKIACKARSSLDALRMSVFITKQEENLTGISMGRLGEFTRITAPVAGSLFNYTFLDVKSAFEGQLSLATLHQTYRYTTLSPSTALFGLIGDPVDQSISHLTHNKRLREIGADGVYIKISLKTNELPEFLTLARQLPFKGLSVTMPHKEAILPLLDELSEEARAIQAVNTLIFKNGRIRGENTDGLGALDLLGPVEGKRLVILGAGGTALAIAYEAKRRGGEVLILNRTPARAERAASQLSCEGDGMEKIEEIFKRGYEILINATPVGMPPNDQTLPIDPRWILPGSMVMDVVSTPGSSLGMTPLLQEAQKRGCMLMSGKALFFAQAAHQFKLWFA; encoded by the coding sequence ATGCTTTTTGTCATCGTAAACTCCCTTGAAGATACACACGCGCTACTCTCATCCCTTCCGGAAGAGGTAGCTGGAATCGAGCTTCGCCTCGATCGCTTTAAAACCATCGATTTTGCAGACTTGAAAAGGGTTAAAACCCTCTCTCCCCTTCCCCTTCTTTTCACACTGAGAAAAAAAAGAGATGGCGGCTCGTTCGAAGGAGATGATGGGGCCCACTCAGCACTCATCGAGCAGCTGATCGAGCTCTCTCCCGACTACTTCGATCTCGAGCATGATACTCCTCAGCTCTTTTTAGAGAAGCTCTCTGAGAAATATCCTCACACAAAAATCCTGCTCTCCTATCACAACTTCGAGGAGACCCCTGAGCTTGCTCCCCTCTTGCAAAAGATGAGAAGCCCCTATGCCTACGGATACAAGATCGCGTGCAAAGCTAGATCCTCTCTTGATGCGCTGCGCATGAGTGTATTTATTACAAAGCAAGAGGAGAATCTTACAGGCATCAGCATGGGAAGACTGGGTGAGTTTACTCGGATTACAGCACCGGTTGCGGGCAGCTTATTTAACTATACATTCCTGGATGTGAAGAGCGCCTTTGAGGGGCAGCTCTCTCTTGCTACTCTCCATCAGACCTATAGATATACGACCCTCTCCCCATCAACCGCCCTATTTGGTCTTATCGGAGATCCGGTCGACCAGAGTATTTCACATCTAACTCATAATAAAAGACTTAGAGAAATTGGCGCGGACGGTGTATATATAAAAATTTCTTTAAAAACTAACGAGCTTCCGGAGTTTCTTACCCTGGCACGTCAACTTCCCTTTAAAGGGCTAAGCGTAACGATGCCTCACAAAGAGGCGATCCTTCCTCTCTTGGATGAGCTTTCAGAAGAGGCCCGCGCGATTCAAGCGGTAAATACGCTTATCTTTAAAAATGGCAGAATCCGTGGAGAGAATACCGATGGACTCGGAGCGCTTGACCTGCTCGGCCCTGTTGAAGGAAAGAGGCTAGTGATTCTAGGAGCTGGCGGCACAGCCCTAGCGATTGCTTACGAGGCAAAACGGCGCGGTGGCGAGGTGCTAATTCTTAACCGCACACCTGCCCGCGCAGAAAGAGCGGCCTCTCAGCTCTCTTGCGAAGGGGATGGCATGGAGAAGATCGAAGAGATCTTTAAACGAGGATATGAGATCCTCATCAATGCGACACCGGTGGGAATGCCTCCAAATGACCAGACCCTGCCGATCGATCCCCGATGGATCCTCCCCGGAAGCATGGTGATGGATGTAGTTTCAACTCCTGGTTCATCCCTTGGAATGACACCTCTCCTTCAAGAGGCGCAAAAGAGAGGATGCATGCTCATGAGCGGAAAGGCTCTCTTTTTTGCGCAGGCCGCACATCAATTCAAACTCTGGTTCGCATGA
- a CDS encoding O-methyltransferase produces MSLERNIEIKKYICSLFVNEDEILKTVRTNSKKERLPDIQVPSNVGKLLYMLTKLHAPKRVLEIGTLGGYSTIWIARAMGAEGRIISLDIDAHNIRVAKEHLALAGLQERVEIRFGRATELLQQMVESKEEPFDLIFIDADKVSYPDYLEYAVKLSSPGTLILSDNLIPKGGEIGGRGPDMQDEEKGIYKFNQQMASHPRLETILIPTIVGEKGRIDALGLSIVT; encoded by the coding sequence ATGTCGCTTGAAAGAAACATCGAGATCAAAAAGTATATCTGCTCTCTCTTCGTAAACGAGGATGAGATTCTTAAGACCGTCCGCACAAATTCCAAGAAAGAGCGTCTGCCCGACATTCAAGTTCCCTCGAATGTAGGGAAGCTCCTCTACATGCTTACTAAACTTCACGCCCCGAAGAGGGTTCTCGAAATTGGTACACTAGGTGGCTATAGCACCATCTGGATTGCGAGAGCTATGGGAGCGGAGGGGCGGATCATCTCGCTCGATATCGACGCGCATAACATACGCGTGGCAAAGGAGCATCTGGCTCTTGCCGGCCTCCAAGAGAGAGTAGAGATCAGATTCGGAAGGGCCACAGAGCTTCTGCAGCAGATGGTCGAATCAAAAGAGGAGCCCTTCGATCTGATCTTTATCGATGCGGACAAGGTGAGCTATCCCGACTATCTCGAATACGCAGTAAAACTCTCATCTCCAGGAACCCTAATCTTAAGCGATAATCTGATTCCCAAAGGGGGAGAGATCGGCGGCAGAGGTCCTGATATGCAGGATGAAGAGAAGGGGATCTACAAGTTCAACCAGCAGATGGCCTCTCATCCGCGGCTTGAAACCATTCTTATTCCCACAATCGTGGGAGAAAAGGGGCGCATAGACGCGCTCGGTCTTTCAATTGTTACGTGA